From the genome of Flavobacteriales bacterium, one region includes:
- a CDS encoding T9SS type A sorting domain-containing protein: protein MAHLKLFVICILLPSLMMAQTVPNSGFEEWEATPQSTLEPVGWDSDNTQLTTSTSQDTEAYSGNYAMRVQAVDMGLGSYGEAQTLIEMGGLPDGLLFMAKWWRTYSAAVGVQAEFYNENEMVHTDYWLPEDTASTWTQISIAFPPIDIATTHCILRVYAAVGDLVPGDGWLSVDDMDFGVVTSLEELSIDGIKLFPNPATDHLRVEINSPHRYEIFDDLGRRVLDGRTSSTIEVSELREGRYSLLLLTDEGIRSTQSFLIQR from the coding sequence ATGGCTCATCTGAAACTCTTTGTGATCTGTATCCTTCTGCCATCATTGATGATGGCCCAAACTGTTCCCAATAGCGGATTTGAAGAGTGGGAGGCCACTCCACAATCTACCCTGGAACCTGTGGGCTGGGATTCGGACAATACTCAATTGACCACGAGTACCAGTCAAGATACAGAGGCCTATTCTGGAAACTACGCTATGCGCGTACAGGCTGTGGACATGGGATTGGGCTCTTATGGGGAAGCACAGACCTTGATAGAGATGGGCGGATTACCGGATGGACTTTTGTTCATGGCCAAGTGGTGGCGCACATATTCGGCTGCAGTGGGTGTGCAGGCAGAGTTCTATAATGAGAACGAGATGGTGCACACCGACTATTGGTTACCAGAAGACACGGCCAGCACATGGACCCAGATCAGTATCGCCTTCCCACCTATAGACATTGCAACGACCCATTGCATTCTGCGCGTCTATGCAGCCGTAGGGGACCTCGTGCCCGGTGATGGATGGCTGTCAGTTGATGATATGGACTTCGGTGTGGTGACTTCATTGGAAGAGCTGAGTATTGACGGGATAAAGCTTTTTCCCAACCCTGCAACTGATCATCTGCGAGTCGAGATCAACTCACCTCATAGGTATGAGATTTTTGATGACCTTGGGAGAAGGGTTTTAGATGGAAGAACCTCTAGCACCATTGAAGTGTCTGAACTTCGAGAAGGGAGATATTCGCTGTTGCTCCTGACTGATGAAGGCATTAGAAGCACTCAGAGCTTTCTGATTCAGAGGTAA
- a CDS encoding glycine--tRNA ligase, which yields MANDDLLKKVISHAKEYGFVFPSSEIYDGLGATYDYGQNGSELKNNIKQYWWDAMVKNHENIVGIDAAIFMHPTTWKASGHVDAFNDPLIDNKDSKKRYRADVLIEDHMAKYESKIKKDVAKGKKRFGDAFDEEQFLATNPNVLRNKAKIEDIQQRFSEAMNADDLAGVKQLIEDLGIVCPVSGTKNWTDVRQFNLMFGTELGSVAGDASTIYLRPETAQGIFVNYLNVQKTGRMKLPFGIAQIGKAFRNEIVARQFIFRMREFEQMEMQYFVKPGTELDFYAQWKEERLKWHKALGLGDDKYRFHDHVKLAHYANAAADIEFDFPMGFKELEGIHSRTDFDLKAHEEFSGKKLQYFDPEQEKNYVPYVVETSIGLDRMFLAVLSSAYTEEKLDDGSERTVLRIPAPLAPVKVAVLPLVRKDGLPDLARKILQDIQYDFNCQYDEKDTVGKRYRRHDALGTPYCITVDYDSLDDKAVTIRERDSMKQERIAIDKVYDYIKDKVSMGSLLKKL from the coding sequence ATGGCAAATGACGACCTACTGAAGAAAGTGATATCCCATGCTAAGGAGTATGGATTCGTATTCCCATCGAGTGAGATATACGATGGACTCGGTGCCACCTATGACTATGGGCAGAATGGCTCAGAACTGAAGAACAACATCAAGCAGTACTGGTGGGATGCCATGGTCAAGAACCATGAGAACATCGTGGGCATAGATGCGGCCATCTTCATGCACCCCACCACTTGGAAGGCCAGTGGTCATGTAGATGCTTTCAACGACCCTTTGATCGACAATAAGGATAGCAAGAAGCGCTATCGTGCCGATGTCCTGATAGAAGACCATATGGCCAAGTATGAGTCCAAGATCAAGAAGGATGTAGCCAAGGGGAAGAAACGATTTGGTGATGCTTTTGATGAAGAGCAATTCCTGGCCACCAATCCGAACGTACTGCGCAACAAGGCCAAGATCGAGGATATCCAACAGCGCTTCAGCGAAGCCATGAATGCCGATGACCTGGCCGGGGTCAAGCAATTGATAGAGGATCTGGGTATCGTCTGTCCGGTATCCGGTACCAAGAATTGGACGGATGTGCGTCAGTTCAATCTCATGTTCGGGACCGAGTTGGGCTCTGTGGCTGGAGATGCCAGTACGATCTACCTACGACCTGAGACCGCTCAGGGCATATTTGTCAATTACCTCAATGTGCAGAAGACCGGAAGGATGAAACTCCCCTTCGGAATCGCACAGATAGGGAAAGCATTCCGTAATGAGATCGTGGCCCGTCAATTCATCTTCCGTATGCGCGAGTTCGAGCAGATGGAGATGCAGTATTTCGTCAAGCCCGGAACTGAACTCGACTTCTATGCACAATGGAAAGAGGAGCGACTGAAGTGGCATAAGGCACTCGGACTCGGAGATGATAAATACCGTTTCCACGACCACGTCAAGCTGGCCCACTACGCCAATGCGGCAGCTGATATAGAATTCGACTTCCCTATGGGCTTCAAGGAATTGGAAGGCATCCACTCGCGCACCGACTTCGATCTCAAGGCACATGAAGAATTCAGTGGGAAGAAGCTGCAGTACTTCGACCCAGAACAGGAGAAGAACTATGTACCCTACGTTGTGGAGACCTCTATCGGATTAGATAGGATGTTCTTAGCGGTTCTGAGCTCGGCCTATACCGAAGAGAAACTGGATGATGGCTCGGAACGAACGGTGCTGCGTATCCCTGCTCCACTCGCTCCTGTGAAGGTAGCAGTGCTTCCATTGGTCAGAAAAGATGGACTGCCGGATTTGGCCCGTAAGATCCTTCAGGACATCCAGTATGACTTCAATTGTCAGTATGATGAGAAGGACACGGTGGGTAAGCGCTACCGCAGACATGACGCATTAGGAACACCGTATTGCATCACCGTGGATTATGATTCTTTGGATGATAAGGCAGTGACCATACGCGAGCGGGATAGCATGAAGCAGGAACGTATCGCCATTGACAAGGTCTATGATTACATCAAGGACAAGGTGAGCATGGGGAGTCTGTTGAAGAAGCTCTGA